GTGTTCGTCAGAATGGTGGGTCTGACAAGACTTGAACTTGTGACCCCACGCTTATCAAGCGTGTGCTCTAACCAACTGAGCTACAGACCCTCAGATACTTCAATGAAGAACAACTTGTTGTGGATTCTTACCGATCGTCAATCTTTCGTTAAGGAGGTGATCCAGCCGCAGGTTCCCCTACGGCTACCTTGTTACGACTTCACCCCAGTCGTCGGCCACACCGTGGTAAGCGTCCTCCTTGCGGTTAGACTACCTACTTCTGGTGCAACAAACTCCCATGGTGTGACGGGCGGTGTGTACAAGGCCCGGGAACGTATTCACCGCGGCATTCTGATCCGCGATTACTAGCGATTCCGACTTCATGGAGTCGAGTTGCAGACTCCAATCCGGACTACGATCGGCTTTTTGAGATTAGCATCCTATCGCTAGGTAGCAACCCTTTGTACCGACCATTGTAGCACGTGTGTAGCCCTGGTCGTAAGGGCCATGATGACTTGACGTCGTCCCCGCCTTCCTCCAGTTTGTCACTGGCAGTATCCTTAAAGTTCCCACCCGAAGTGCTGGCAAATAAGGAAAAGGGTTGCGCTCGTTGCGGGACTTAACCCAACATCTCACGACACGAGCTGACGACAGCCATGCAGCACCTGTATGTAAGTTCCCGAAGGCACCAATCCATCTCTGGAAAGTTCTTACTATGTCAAGACCAGGTAAGGTTCTTCGCGTTGCATCGAATTAAACCACATGCTCCACCGCTTGTGCGGGCCCCCGTCAATTCATTTGAGTTTTAGTCTTGCGACCGTACTCCCCAGGCGGTCTACTTATCGCGTTAGCTGCGCCACTAAAGCCTCAAAGGCCCCAACGGCTAGTAGACATCGTTTACGGCATGGACTACCAGGGTATCTAATCCTGTTTGCTCCCCATGCTTTCGTACCTCAGCGTCAGTATTAGGCCAGATGGCTGCCTTCGCCATCGGTATTCCTCCAGATCTCTACGCATTTCACCGCTACACCTGGAATTCTACCATCCTCTCCCATACTCTAGCTCCCCAGTATCGAATGCAATTCCTAAGTTAAGCTCAGGGATTTCACATCCGACTTAAAAAGCCGCCTACGTACGCTTTACGCCCAGTAAATCCGATTAACGCTCGCACCCTCTGTATTACCGCGGCTGCTGGCACAGAGTTAGCCGGTGCTTATTCTGCGAGTAACGTCCACTATCTTTAGGTATTAACCAAAGTAGCCTCCTCCTCGCTTAAAGTGCTTTACAACCATAAGGCCTTCTTCACACACGCGGCATGGCTGGATCAGGGTTCCCCCCATTGTCCAATATTCCCCACTGCTGCCTCCCGTAGGAGTCTGGGCCGTGTCTCAGTCCCAGTGTGGCGGATCATCCTCTCAGACCCGCTACAGATCGTCGCCTTGGTAGGCCTTTACCCCACCAACTAGCTAATCCGACTTAGGCTCATCTATTAGCGCAAGGTCAAATGATCCCCTGCTTTCCCCCGTAGGGCGTATGCGGTATTAGCGTCCCTTTCGAAACGTTGTCCCCCACTAATAGGCAGATTCCTAAGTATTACTCACCCGTCCGCCGCTAGGTCCAGTAGCAAGCTACCTTTCCCCGCTCGACTTGCATGTGTTAAGCCTGCCGCCAGCGTTCAATCTGAGCCATGATCAAACTCTTCAGTTTAAAATCATTAGTACCTATAAGGGTACAAATCTTGGCTCATCAATTTTCTGACTTTAATTTCTCAAATAAACTTCGAGTAATTTCTACCATCAATCAATGAAAATAATTTCGATCAATCAACCAGTAAAAATCCACACAAGTTGTTCTTCATATTCTCTTAATGATCTTCTTAATGCTTCGTCAGCATCAAGCTAGGTCGGCTATATTACTCTCTATCTCTAGAAAGTCAACATGTAATGAAAATTATTTTTAATCCTTCCTTCTAAAACCCAACTTAATCAATTCAACCAAGTCATTGTTTTATCAGAAGTTTTAATCTTCATCACCGCCGATGGATGTGCATTCTACAGTATTTCAGATACGACGCAACCCCTTTTTTGATTTATTTTTTAAAAAGCTTATCGCTTGCTTATTTATTCTACAATTTTAGATGTTTTTATTATTTTTATGTACATATAAAATACTATTTAAATTTTAATATCTATGATCACTAACAATCCATCTTCTAAATTTTTTCTATTTACATAGTTTTTTTTGAACTATATCTCCTTTTTCATTAGAATAAAAATATTATTATTCCACTTTCATTATGATTATGCAGTTAAGTAAATTTAGACTGTTTCTAGCTATAGGGGTTTTACTGAGTTTCAGTAATTTTTCTTTAGCAAACTCTACGCATAATTTTTATATGATGACGCTTTCTATTTTAAGTTATGCAAAGTGGGATAATCAGTCACCTACTTTATGCGTGGTAGATAATAATAATGCTGCCAAACAATTCAGTTTATCTATTAAAGCTCAAAATTCACCGTTTAGTGTAAAAAGTATTTCACATGACGCGCTTAAAAATATTGAATGTGATGCGGTATTTTTTTCTAATCTATCCGCTTCAACAGAGCAAAAATTAATTAATAGCTCACTGAAACCAAATATGCTGTCTTTTAGTACAAGTAATAATGATTGTGAAATCGGAAGTTCTTTTTGCTTACAAAATACAAAAAATGGCAATACCATTTTTAAAGTAAATTTAGACAGCCTAGCACGCGCTAAAGTGCATGTTGATCCTCGTGTTTTACTCTTAGCTAAGAATTCGGAGTAATACAGATGATTCATAAATTTTATCAATCGACTTCTTTACAAACCTTATTCCGTAAATCCCAATTCACAATTTTTGCGATTACTTTTTTAATTTGTACATTTACCTTTGCCACAATTTCAGTTTTTACCGTTGAGTCTTATGCGGAACAAAATTTACAGTTAATCAGTCGTACCGTTTCTGAACGTATTCAACCTGCCTTAGTTTTTCAAGATAAATTAGCTTTATCACAAATTTTGCATGAATACACACAACAACATTCCGTACGCTTGATTGAAGTCTACGATACACAAAATCAAAAAATATATGAAAGTATTAAAGATATAGATCATTATTCTGCATTACAAAATTTGTTTGATCATCTCTTTTTGCGTAATCCAATCGATGTAGCTGTACTACATAATGGAAATTATGTTGGGAAAATTATTTTATATGGCAGTTCAAATGAAATCATGATGTTTATCATCAAAATTTTTATTGGCTTAGGTGTTGGGATGTTATTCATGATCCTTGCTTTATGGTGGTCAGTAAATCTGACTTATCGCCATATTATGCAATCCATTACACCTATGGTGCAAATCGCACAATTAGTCAGCACACAAAGCGCCTATAATTTACGTTTTCCAAAAAATGATATTCAAGAGTTTAACCATGTAAATAGTGTATTTAACCAACTACTTGAAGAAATTCAATCATGGCATACACATTTACAAAATGAAAATCAACAACTGTCCTATCAGGTTCAGCATGACCATTTAACAGGTCTACCAAATCGTAATTACTTCTATCAAGTTCTTGTTAATTTATTTAAAAATAATCAAGAAAAACAAAAAATTGCATTGCTTTTTATTGATGCTAATAATTTCAAAGTCGTTAATGACCAATATGGTCATCAGGCAGGTGATGCTGTTTTAAAAGAAATGGCGACTCGCTTAAAGCAAAATATTCGACAGGATGACTTTGTCGCCCGCTTAAGCGGCGATGAGTTTGCCATTATCTTAAGCTCCATCCAACGCGTAGATCATTTAATTTCAATTGCTGAAAATTTAATTAAAAGCTGCGAAAAACCTTTGGTGTATAAAAATCAAAGTATAACTTTTAATTTCAGCTTAGGAATAGCTTTATCTAATCAAGCCATTTCCCCTGAAGATTTAATTTCTCAGGCAGATCAGGCCATGTATAAAGCAAAATCATTAACTCATCATTGGTTCATTTATCATAATTAACTTTATCAGGGTATATCGTATGTCTGTAACGCACCTAAAACTTCCAATTCTTGCTTTATTATGTTTAGCACTTACAGGTTGTCTAAATTTAGGCGGCTTAAAATACAATCAAGTCCGCGCATTAAAAAAAGAAGGCTTTGTATTAACAGACGAAGGCTGGAGTTTAGGACTTCCTGAAAGATTATTATTTGATTTTGATCAATTTGAAATCAAAACTCAAAACCGCGACTCTATTCTACATCTTTCAAAACAGTTGCAGAAATACAACCTAACCAAAGTTAAAATTGTGGGACATACCGATGATGTTGGCTCTGCTAACTACAATACAGCACTGTCTCAAAAACGCGCCCAAAGCGTAGCAAATATTTTTATTTCGCAGCATTTCAATCCCAATAATATTCAGATTATCGGTAAAGGTGCAGAGCAACCGATTAAAGCCAATGACAGCGAAGAGCACCGTGCAGAAAACCGCCGCGTATCCATCATTATTATTCCATAACTTTATTTTAACTATTCAAGGTCTTTAATAGACCTTTTTTTATATTCAAAGATTGGAGTATCAAATTTCAGGCATAAAAAAACCGCCTAATCAGCGGATAATTTACATTTAAGTTTTCAACTTAGATAAACTTAAATTGGTCGGAGCAGTAGGATTCGAACCTACGACCCCCTGGTCCCAAACCAGGTGCACTACCAGGCTGTGCTATGCTCCGAATTGGGGTGAATGAAGGGGCTCGAACCCTCGACAACCGGAATCACAATCCGGGGCTCTACCAACTGAGCTACATCCACCATCACAACAAACTTTAGATTCTACAATATCAAGCAACAATGGTGCGCCTGACAGGATTCGAACCTGTGACCATCCGCTTAGAAGGCGGATGCTCTATCCAACTGAGCTACAGGCGCATGACTGATAATTTTCACTATCAATAAACCTTTGCCTTGAAGAATTGGTCGGAGCAGTAGGATTCGAACCTACGACCCCCTGGTCCCAAACCAGGTGCACTACCAGGCTGTGCTATGCTCCGATTCATCTCAGCTTTTTGTATCGAACATGTCGTTCGGTACGGTGTGCATTCTAGGCGTGACGCCCTTGAACGTCAACACCTATATTCAAAAAAAACTAAAAAAAATCATCAAGTGTATATTTATCAAGCATTTCTATTATTTTTTATACAATTTTAACGCTTTAAACTCGCACTGAAGTTCAACATACGATCAAGTGGAAGTTTGGCACGCTCTGCCAATTGTGCATCCACAAAGATTTCTTGATCGCCTTTTTGCAAAACTTCCAAAATACCATCCAAGTCATTCATTGCCATCCACGGACAATGTGCACATGAGCGACACGTTGCCCCCTCTCCTGCAGTTGGTGCTTCAATCAAGGTTTTGTTTGGCACAGCTTGTTGCATTTTATAGAAAATGCCACGATCTGTTGCCACAATCAATGTGTCATGCGGTAGTGTTTGAGCTGCTTTAATAAGTTGAGATGTACTTCCAACTGCATCTGCCACTTCAATGACCGATTCGGGTGATTCAGGATGTACCAGTACAGCTGCATTTGGATACAATGCTTTCATGTTGGCAATGCCACGTGCACGGAATTCTTCATGCACGATACATGAACCATCCCACAGCAACATATCTGCACCTGTTTTCTTTTGAATATAGCGTCCTAAATGTTGGTCAGGTGCCCAAATAATTTTTTCACCCAAACTATCTAAGTGTTCAATAATTTGCACTGCACAGCTTGATGTAACGACCCAATCAGCACGGGCTTTTACAGCAGCTGAAGTATTGGCATAGACCACAACGGTATAATCAGGATGTGCATCACAAAACGCTGTAAACTCATCCACAGGACAACCCAAATCAAGTGAGCAAGTCGCCTCAAGTGTAGGCATTAAGACTTTTTTCTCAGGGGATAGAATCTTAGATGTCTCCCCCATAAATTTGACCCCTGCAACCACCAACGTTGATGCAGCATGATCACGTCCAAAACGCGCCATTTCCAATGAATCAGAAACACAACCTCCAGTCAGCTCTGCTAACTCTTGTACTTCAGGATCACAGTAATAATGCGCGACTAAAACCGCATCACGCTTGTCTAATTCCGCTTTAATTTGGGCAAATTTTTGCTGTTTTAGCTCAGGACTTAAAGTTTTGTCCTTTGGCTCTCCTAATCGATCCAAATGTGCTGTGACAATTGATTTTGCTTCATTGGCAATTAAATTGGTCGCATCATTCATAAAAGGTATTCTCTATCCATATGCTTGTCACTCAACAAGCGTTTCAAGTAATTCACTGATCAATTTGGCATTGGCTAATTTGACCAGTTATTAAAAAAACATCCACTTATAAAAAAACCTCACAACGGAGGCTTTTTTATATTTTTAAATCTTAAGAGCGATAATCTGCATTAATTTTGACATAGTCATACGACAGATCACAGGTATAAACTGTATCTTTAGCCTGTCCACGCCCTAAATCGACACGAATGGTAATTTCAGTCTGTGCCATAACTCGTGCACCTTCTGCTTCAGTGTAATCTACAGCTGCACCACCATCTTTACAGATTTGCACGTCATCCAACCAGACTTGAATTTTTTCCACATCTAAATCTTTCACACCCGCATAGCCAATCGCAGCAAGGATACGCCCCCAGTTTGGATCTGATGCAAAAAATGCAGTTTTTACTAAAGGTGAATGTGCAATGCTATATGCAATATCGCAGCACTCTTGCGTATTATGCCCACCCTCAACTGCAACAGTCATGAATTTAGTTGCACCCTCTCCATCGCGTACAATGAGTTGTGCCAAACGTTTCATCACACGTATTAAAACATCCACAACAACGCTATAACGAGCATCATCTATCGACTGGATTTCTGCACCACCAGCAAGTCCTGTAGCTGCAAAAATACATGAATCATTGGTCGACGTATCGCCATCGACAGTAATACGATTAAATGATTGATCTACAGCAGTTTTTAACATCTGCTGTGTTAATTCACGTGAAATAGGTGCATCGGTTGCCACAAAGCCTAACATCGTCGCCATATTGGGACGAATCATACCCGCACCTTTTGAAATCCCAGTCATGGTATATGCCACACCATCTAACTCAAATTGCTCAGATGCCCCTTTAGGTGTCGTGTCAGTGGTCATAATACCTGTTGCAGCATCCACCCAAGCATTTTCATTCAGCGAATCTAATGCAGGCTGTAAACCTTGTGTTAAACGTTCAATCGGCAGTTGTTCACCGATTACACCTGTAGAAAAAGGTAAAACTTCATATTCTTCGATCTGTGCCAATTCAGCAAGTTTCAAACATGTCAGTTGTGCATTTTGCATACCAAGCTTACCCGTACCTGCATTGGCATTGCCTGTATTAATCACTAAATAACGGGGATTAGCTTGTGCTAAATGTGCTTTAGACACATGTACAGGTGCAGCACAAAATGCATTTTGGGTAAATACACCCGCAACATTTGTACCTTCAGAAAATTCAAAAATAACTAAATCACGTCGATTAGGATAACGTACATACGCTTCTGCCGAGCCAATTTTTACACCTTGTACCACATGCATGTGTGGCATAGTTACGTCACCAACCGCCATTTTTAAATATCCGGAATGAAATTAAGAAAACAACAGCTTATTAGAAAATGCATAAAAAATCGAGCCTATTCCCAAGTGAATTGTTTTTTATTATCAATCGAGCGATTTTGAGTTATTTTTATGGTTAATATTTAAAAAATCAAAGTGAAACAATATGATAAATACGGCATATACGATATAAAAAGTCAGCATTCAACCTGAGCACTGACTTTGAAAATGATACAACGTTGAAATTATTGCTGAGCGGCTGCTTGCGGTTGAGCCTGTACTTGAGCAACAGTTTGTTCTGTTGGTAAAAGTGCTTGTTTTACTTTTTCTTGACTTGATACCGATAATGCTGGATTTGAAGCAACCACACGATTAATGGTTGCAGGCGTCACTGCTGCAATTGCTGCTGTTTTTAAAATGATTGGACGACCACCTGTATTTCCCAAAGTATAACGAATGCCTGTGCGTGGGCTAATCACTGTTGTTGAATCATTTTTTACTTCGGCTTGTGCAGTCACAGTCCCTGCTGCTGCTTGCAAGTTTGCAACAGTGGTCGTTTGTGGTTGGGTGTCGGCAAAAGTAAGCACTGGCATTGCTAAAGCTGCGACAAATAATGCTTTGAATTGTATTTTCATTATCGTTCCTAAATCTTTAAAAATGGGTTGAGCAAGTAAATAACATTTAATTGTGAATGGTGCAATCAATATTCACCGCATGTAATAACTTGTAAAAAAGCAGAACATTTGTTCTGCTTTTTTACACTTGATTCAAACTCAGTAAAAAATTAAATTTTACCGTGACATTGTTTGTATTTTAAACCTGAACCACATGGGCATGGCGCATTACGGCTTTCAGGCGGTGTAAATGTTGTTTCTGTTTTATTCAGATTTAGCTCATCTTCTGTTTGGACATTTGTATTAACTACGCCAGTCAAACCATCTACATCATCGTGTGCAAAGTTTAAACGCATCGCTTCTGCTTGCGCCTGTTGCTGTGCTTCCATCTCTGCTAACTCTTCCGCAGTTGGAATATGGACACGAGAAAGATCTGTTACGACATCCGATTTAATCACACCAAGCATATTTACAAATAAGTTGAATGCTTCTTTTTTATATTCTTGCTCAGGATTTTTCTGTGCATAACCACGTAAATGAATCCCTTGACGTAAGTAATCCATTGCAGCCAAATGGTCTTTCCAGTGACGATCTAATGAACCCAATAGGAAATGACGCTCTAAAGTTGCAGCAGACTCAGCACCCATATTTTCACGGCGTTGGCGATAGCGTTCAATCACTTCATCACTGATACGTTCAACCAAAGCTTCTTCATCTAAACGACGATCTTCTTCAAGCCATTGTGAAACAGGAAGCTCGATACCGAAATCCATACGCAAGGCATTTTCTAGACCTTCAATATCCCATTGGTCGTGAATTGACTCTGGTGGAATATACGTTTCGATTAAACCTTTCATCACTTCTTGATGCATCTCTTCAATATAATCTTGAAGTGTTGCTTCTTCTAAAATTTCATCACGTTGTGAATAAATGATTTTACGTTGTTCATTGTTGACGTCATCGTATTTTAATAAGTTCTTACGAATGTCAAAGTTACGTGCTTCAACTTTACGTTGCGCATTTTCAATCGAGCGTGACACCATTTTATGTTCAATAGCTTCATTTTCTTGCAAGCCCATTGCACGCATCATCGCAATCACACGATCACCTGCGAAAATACGCATTAGGTCATCTTCAAGTGATAAGAAGAAGCGTGATACACCAGGGTCACCTTGACGACCTGAACGACCGCGTAATTGGTTGTCAATACGGCGTGATTCATGACGCTCTGAACCGATGATATGTAAACCACCTGAACTTAACACCATTTCATTATTCTTTTCCCATTCTGCGCGTAGGCGAGCTTCATCTTCAGCAGTTGGATTTTCAATTTTAGCCAATAATGCTTTCCAGTTACCGCCTAGCAAAATATCTGTACCACGACCCGCCATGTTGGTGGCAATAGTCACAGCATTCGGTGCACCTGCTTGGGCAATAATATCTGCTTCACGCTCATGTTGTTTTGCGTTTAAAACTTCATGGTGAATGCCTGCTTCTTTAAGCTTGTCCGATAAAATTTCAGACGCTTCAATGGTTGCTGTACCAATCAGAATCGGCGCAACACCTGCAGCATGGATTTTCTGAATTTCTTCAATAATCGCGTTGTATTTACCCGCACGATTTAAATAAATTAAATCATTCAGGTCTTTACGTACCATTGGACGATGTGTTGGAATTAATACGACATCTAAACCGTAAATCTCTTTCATTTCCGCAGCTTCAGTGTCTGCTGTCCCGGTCATGCCTGAAAGTTTTTTATATAAACGGAAATAGTTTTGGAATGTCGTTGTCGCCAATGTTTGGTTTTCAGGTTGAATTTCTAGGCCTTCTTTCGCTTCAACCGCTTGATGCAAACCTTCTGACCAACGACGACCTGGCATGGTACGACCTGTATTTTCATCGACGATGATCACTTCGCCATCATTAACAATATACTGCACGTTACGTTGATATAAAAAATGTGCACGAATTGCTGCTGAAACGTGATGAACAAGGTTCAAATTACCTGCTGAATATAAGCTTTCACCTTCAGCCAACAAGCCCATTTGAATGAGTTCTTGTTCTACTGTTTCATAACCGACTTCAGTCATTTCAACAGAACGTTGTTTTTCATCAATCCAGAAATGACCACCATCAGCCACTTTTTCTTCTTTCTGTGGGGTTAGTTTTGGTGGAATAGTATTGATCAACTGATAAAGCTGAGATGAATCTTCACTTTGACCCGAAATAATCAACGGTGTACGTGCTTCATCAATCAAGATCGAATCGACCTCATCGATGATGGCATAGGCCAATCCACGCTGTTTTTTCTCAGCCATGGAGAAAACCATGTTGTCACGTAAGTAATCAAAACCAAATTCGTTATTGGTGCCGTAAGTGATGTCTGCAAGATAGGCTTCGGCTTTTTCCATAGGCGCTTGCATAGAATAAATCACGCCGACCGTTAAACCCAAGAACTCATAAAGTGGACGATTTAACTCAGCATCACGTTGTGCCAAGTAATCGTTCACGGTAATCACATGAACGCCTTGTTCACTGATCGCGTTGAGATACACAGCCAAAGTGCCCATGAGGGTTTTACCTTCACCTGTACGCATTTCTGCAATTTTACCTTCATGCAGGGTAATACCGCCGATCAGCTGCACATCATAATGACGCATGCCCATCACACGCTTACCTGCTTCACGACACACAGCAAATGCTTCTGGCATCAACTGATCTAAGCTTTCACCTTTTTTATATCTTTGTTTGAATTCTTCAGTTTTGGCAGATAAGTCAGCATCACTTAAAGCAGATATGGTCGGCTCAAGCGCATTGATCTTATCGACAATTTTACGCATGCGTTTCAGTTCACGCTCGTTTTTAGTACCGAAGATTCCTCCGATCAGGCTTGCCAACATATAGACTCTCTAAAACTTGCTTATCAAAATAAATTTTTCTCAGACGTTATTATGGTGTTAGAAATTTGAAGTACAAGGTTTTTACACAAAACCAATTAAAAAAATCTGTACACCGACTTTCGCGTGTATGAGTTTAGGCGGTCTAATGTAGCAAATTTGCACGATGGACAGATAGACTCTGTTGATAGAATTTCATCTTTTTTTATATAAGTTCACAGTGTTTTATGAAAAATTATCATAAAGAAATATAAAAACACTATTTTTAATTATAAGAAATTTAAGCCATAGTGATTTTGACGAGCAAAGACCGATTTTAACTATTCTAAATTTTGAGGTAAATCCAATGACGATTCGCTTAGGTGATATTGCACCTGATTTTGAGCAAGACTCAAGTGAAGGTAAGATTCATTTTTATGATTTTTTAGGCAATGATTGGGGCATTTTATTTTCCCACCCTGCCGACTATACGCCCGTCTGTACCACTGAACTCGGCTACACAGCAAAACTTAAAGATGAATTCAGCAAACGTGGTGTAAAAGCAATTGCCCTGTCTGTCGATGATGTAACATCACATCAGGGTTGGATTCAAGACATTAATGAAACCCAAAATACGACAGTAAATTTCCCGATTATTGCAGACAAAGATCGAAAAGTTTCAACACTTTATGATTTTATTCATCCCAATGCGAGTGAGACGCTGACTGTACGTTCTTTAGTGATCATTGATCCAAATAAAAAAGTGCGCTTAATCATCACTTACCCTGCATCTACAGGGCGTAATTTTAATGAAATTTTACGCGTGATCGATTCACTACAACTTACAGATAATTATAAAGTGGCAACACCTGCCAATTGGCAAGAAGGTGAAGATGTCGTGATCGTGCCCTCGATTAAAGATGAAGCTGAGTTAAAAGAACGCTTCCCAAAAGGTTATACGGCGGTTAAACCCTATCTGCGTTTAACACCACAGCCGAATAAAAACTAATGTTTAATACATCAATACATCAAATAAAAAAGTGCGATTTTTTCCATCAACTCCGATCTTACGATAGGAGTTTTTTTATTTTAACCTTCCCATAAACATGCTTCAGAAAAACTGTTATTCGATGCGTACTTAACACACATTTACTACAACGCATGAAAGCGTGTGTTTTGCATAGATTCACGATGTGCGACGTGTTCAAGCCATACAGCTAATGGTGGATGCTGATGTTTCCAATCACTTTTCAGGAAAATGAAAATCAATATATTCAAGCAAACATGCAACCGCAATCTCCCCTATTCCAAAAAGCTCAGTAAAATTATCCAACTGCTGTTCTAACCGCGATAATGTGCTGTATTAGCTTGCAGTAAAGCGTTGCATCATTTTTTGTGCTTGTAATTGCTCAGTTTTCTGTAATGTTGCATATAACCAACCGACGAATGCGATTGCTCCATCTGCTAATGCTTGCAGACGTAAACTTTTAAAATATGCCACATGCTCTGTGGGATAAACCAAGCTTTTTATCTTTTAGCGTACTCAAATATTCACAAATCAATGCTGAGTCAAACAAAACCTCTTTATGGTTCAGCACCAAAGTCGGGACTTTGGACAAGGGATTGATTGGTCTTAAATTCGGGTCAGTCCAAGGATCCACGGCTAACAAATCGAATTGGTCTTGAATTTTTAATTCATTAATCAGAACTCGAACTTTACGAGCGAAAGGTGATGTAGGGGAATAGTATAATTGCATCTGCCTGCTCCTTATGATTGTTCTTTTATGTACAGTATGTGACATAAAAATATGAAATTAAAAATTTATTTTGCTTATTTTGTAAGCATTGGTTCTGACTTAAAAATAAGATATAAATGATTTAGAA
The DNA window shown above is from Acinetobacter piscicola and carries:
- a CDS encoding OmpA family protein, with the protein product MSVTHLKLPILALLCLALTGCLNLGGLKYNQVRALKKEGFVLTDEGWSLGLPERLLFDFDQFEIKTQNRDSILHLSKQLQKYNLTKVKIVGHTDDVGSANYNTALSQKRAQSVANIFISQHFNPNNIQIIGKGAEQPIKANDSEEHRAENRRVSIIIIP
- the argJ gene encoding bifunctional glutamate N-acetyltransferase/amino-acid acetyltransferase ArgJ; this encodes MAVGDVTMPHMHVVQGVKIGSAEAYVRYPNRRDLVIFEFSEGTNVAGVFTQNAFCAAPVHVSKAHLAQANPRYLVINTGNANAGTGKLGMQNAQLTCLKLAELAQIEEYEVLPFSTGVIGEQLPIERLTQGLQPALDSLNENAWVDAATGIMTTDTTPKGASEQFELDGVAYTMTGISKGAGMIRPNMATMLGFVATDAPISRELTQQMLKTAVDQSFNRITVDGDTSTNDSCIFAATGLAGGAEIQSIDDARYSVVVDVLIRVMKRLAQLIVRDGEGATKFMTVAVEGGHNTQECCDIAYSIAHSPLVKTAFFASDPNWGRILAAIGYAGVKDLDVEKIQVWLDDVQICKDGGAAVDYTEAEGARVMAQTEITIRVDLGRGQAKDTVYTCDLSYDYVKINADYRS
- a CDS encoding YfiR family protein, whose product is MQLSKFRLFLAIGVLLSFSNFSLANSTHNFYMMTLSILSYAKWDNQSPTLCVVDNNNAAKQFSLSIKAQNSPFSVKSISHDALKNIECDAVFFSNLSASTEQKLINSSLKPNMLSFSTSNNDCEIGSSFCLQNTKNGNTIFKVNLDSLARAKVHVDPRVLLLAKNSE
- a CDS encoding sensor domain-containing diguanylate cyclase, with the protein product MIHKFYQSTSLQTLFRKSQFTIFAITFLICTFTFATISVFTVESYAEQNLQLISRTVSERIQPALVFQDKLALSQILHEYTQQHSVRLIEVYDTQNQKIYESIKDIDHYSALQNLFDHLFLRNPIDVAVLHNGNYVGKIILYGSSNEIMMFIIKIFIGLGVGMLFMILALWWSVNLTYRHIMQSITPMVQIAQLVSTQSAYNLRFPKNDIQEFNHVNSVFNQLLEEIQSWHTHLQNENQQLSYQVQHDHLTGLPNRNYFYQVLVNLFKNNQEKQKIALLFIDANNFKVVNDQYGHQAGDAVLKEMATRLKQNIRQDDFVARLSGDEFAIILSSIQRVDHLISIAENLIKSCEKPLVYKNQSITFNFSLGIALSNQAISPEDLISQADQAMYKAKSLTHHWFIYHN
- a CDS encoding peroxiredoxin, which gives rise to MTIRLGDIAPDFEQDSSEGKIHFYDFLGNDWGILFSHPADYTPVCTTELGYTAKLKDEFSKRGVKAIALSVDDVTSHQGWIQDINETQNTTVNFPIIADKDRKVSTLYDFIHPNASETLTVRSLVIIDPNKKVRLIITYPASTGRNFNEILRVIDSLQLTDNYKVATPANWQEGEDVVIVPSIKDEAELKERFPKGYTAVKPYLRLTPQPNKN
- the secA gene encoding preprotein translocase subunit SecA gives rise to the protein MLASLIGGIFGTKNERELKRMRKIVDKINALEPTISALSDADLSAKTEEFKQRYKKGESLDQLMPEAFAVCREAGKRVMGMRHYDVQLIGGITLHEGKIAEMRTGEGKTLMGTLAVYLNAISEQGVHVITVNDYLAQRDAELNRPLYEFLGLTVGVIYSMQAPMEKAEAYLADITYGTNNEFGFDYLRDNMVFSMAEKKQRGLAYAIIDEVDSILIDEARTPLIISGQSEDSSQLYQLINTIPPKLTPQKEEKVADGGHFWIDEKQRSVEMTEVGYETVEQELIQMGLLAEGESLYSAGNLNLVHHVSAAIRAHFLYQRNVQYIVNDGEVIIVDENTGRTMPGRRWSEGLHQAVEAKEGLEIQPENQTLATTTFQNYFRLYKKLSGMTGTADTEAAEMKEIYGLDVVLIPTHRPMVRKDLNDLIYLNRAGKYNAIIEEIQKIHAAGVAPILIGTATIEASEILSDKLKEAGIHHEVLNAKQHEREADIIAQAGAPNAVTIATNMAGRGTDILLGGNWKALLAKIENPTAEDEARLRAEWEKNNEMVLSSGGLHIIGSERHESRRIDNQLRGRSGRQGDPGVSRFFLSLEDDLMRIFAGDRVIAMMRAMGLQENEAIEHKMVSRSIENAQRKVEARNFDIRKNLLKYDDVNNEQRKIIYSQRDEILEEATLQDYIEEMHQEVMKGLIETYIPPESIHDQWDIEGLENALRMDFGIELPVSQWLEEDRRLDEEALVERISDEVIERYRQRRENMGAESAATLERHFLLGSLDRHWKDHLAAMDYLRQGIHLRGYAQKNPEQEYKKEAFNLFVNMLGVIKSDVVTDLSRVHIPTAEELAEMEAQQQAQAEAMRLNFAHDDVDGLTGVVNTNVQTEDELNLNKTETTFTPPESRNAPCPCGSGLKYKQCHGKI
- the nadA gene encoding quinolinate synthase NadA, coding for MNDATNLIANEAKSIVTAHLDRLGEPKDKTLSPELKQQKFAQIKAELDKRDAVLVAHYYCDPEVQELAELTGGCVSDSLEMARFGRDHAASTLVVAGVKFMGETSKILSPEKKVLMPTLEATCSLDLGCPVDEFTAFCDAHPDYTVVVYANTSAAVKARADWVVTSSCAVQIIEHLDSLGEKIIWAPDQHLGRYIQKKTGADMLLWDGSCIVHEEFRARGIANMKALYPNAAVLVHPESPESVIEVADAVGSTSQLIKAAQTLPHDTLIVATDRGIFYKMQQAVPNKTLIEAPTAGEGATCRSCAHCPWMAMNDLDGILEVLQKGDQEIFVDAQLAERAKLPLDRMLNFSASLKR